The proteins below come from a single Phocoena sinus isolate mPhoSin1 chromosome 2, mPhoSin1.pri, whole genome shotgun sequence genomic window:
- the BAMBI gene encoding BMP and activin membrane-bound inhibitor homolog isoform X1, with amino-acid sequence MDRHSSYIFIWLQLELCAMAVLLTKGEIRCYCDAAHCVATGYMCKSELSACFSKLLDPQNTNSPLTHGCLDSLASTADVCQARQVHNHSGSTAPTLECCHEDMCNYRGLQDVLAPPKGEASGQGNRYQHDGSRNLITKVQELTSSKELWFRVAVIAVPIAGGLILVLLIMLALRMLRSESKRLQDQRQQMLSRLHYSFHGHHSKKGQVAKLDLECMVPVTGHENCCLTCDKTRQADLSHDRILSLVHWGMYSGHGKLEFV; translated from the exons GTGAAATCAGGTGCTACTGCGATGCCGCCCACTGCGTGGCTACTGGTTACATGTGTAAGTCTGAGCTGAGCGCCTGCTTCTCCAAACTTCTTGATCCTCAGAACACAAATTCCCCTCTCACGCATGGCTGCCTGGACTCTCTCGCAAGCACAGCGGATGTCTGCCAAGCCAGACAGGTCCACAACCACTCTGGCAGCACTGCGCCCACGCTGGAGTGCTGCCACGAGGACATGTGCAATTACCGGGGGCTGCAGGACGTCCTCGCCCCTCCCAAGGGGGAGGCCTCAG GACAAGGGAACAGGTATCAGCATGACGGGAGCAGAAACCTCATCACCAAGGTGCAGGAGCTGACGTCCTCCAAAGAGCTGTGGTTCCGGGTGGCGGTGATCGCCGTTCCCATCGCCGGGGGGCTGATCCTAGTGTTGCTGATTATGTTGGCCCTGAGGATGCTGCGGAGCGAGAGCAAGAGACTGCAGGACCAGCGGCAGCAGATGCTGTCCCGTTTGCACTACAGCTTTCACGGACACCACTCCAAAAAGGGGCAGGTGGCAAAGCTAGACTTGGAGTGCATGGTGCCCGTGACCGGCCATGAGAACTGCTGTCTGACCTGCGACAAGACGAGACAGGCTGACCTCAGCCACGACCGGATCCTGTCGCTTGTGCACTGGGGCATGTACAGTGGGCACGGGAAGCTGGAGTTCGTATGA
- the BAMBI gene encoding BMP and activin membrane-bound inhibitor homolog isoform X2: protein MCKSELSACFSKLLDPQNTNSPLTHGCLDSLASTADVCQARQVHNHSGSTAPTLECCHEDMCNYRGLQDVLAPPKGEASGQGNRYQHDGSRNLITKVQELTSSKELWFRVAVIAVPIAGGLILVLLIMLALRMLRSESKRLQDQRQQMLSRLHYSFHGHHSKKGQVAKLDLECMVPVTGHENCCLTCDKTRQADLSHDRILSLVHWGMYSGHGKLEFV, encoded by the exons ATGTGTAAGTCTGAGCTGAGCGCCTGCTTCTCCAAACTTCTTGATCCTCAGAACACAAATTCCCCTCTCACGCATGGCTGCCTGGACTCTCTCGCAAGCACAGCGGATGTCTGCCAAGCCAGACAGGTCCACAACCACTCTGGCAGCACTGCGCCCACGCTGGAGTGCTGCCACGAGGACATGTGCAATTACCGGGGGCTGCAGGACGTCCTCGCCCCTCCCAAGGGGGAGGCCTCAG GACAAGGGAACAGGTATCAGCATGACGGGAGCAGAAACCTCATCACCAAGGTGCAGGAGCTGACGTCCTCCAAAGAGCTGTGGTTCCGGGTGGCGGTGATCGCCGTTCCCATCGCCGGGGGGCTGATCCTAGTGTTGCTGATTATGTTGGCCCTGAGGATGCTGCGGAGCGAGAGCAAGAGACTGCAGGACCAGCGGCAGCAGATGCTGTCCCGTTTGCACTACAGCTTTCACGGACACCACTCCAAAAAGGGGCAGGTGGCAAAGCTAGACTTGGAGTGCATGGTGCCCGTGACCGGCCATGAGAACTGCTGTCTGACCTGCGACAAGACGAGACAGGCTGACCTCAGCCACGACCGGATCCTGTCGCTTGTGCACTGGGGCATGTACAGTGGGCACGGGAAGCTGGAGTTCGTATGA